A genomic stretch from Echeneis naucrates chromosome 6, fEcheNa1.1, whole genome shotgun sequence includes:
- the LOC115045418 gene encoding platelet-derived growth factor receptor alpha-like isoform X1, translating into MFVLIWATLLASMRPINTGMMKILKNSGCELQSELLTCVCISEGSPLPSITWPLLKNHNEHSVITSVSNYTINSTVILTVKDVNNTVVECVSRNENGETRRKLRITAAVKRGDPHGLSHIPLLTVAVLALIGNVILIICVVFLRKSREEVKPNPEDRTYMSLQTTDRSLYDVIHHAK; encoded by the exons ATGTTTGTTCTTATCTGGGCAACTTTGCTCGCCTCTATGAGACCCATCAATACAG GGATGATGAAGATCCTAAAAAACTCTGGATGTGAGCTTCAGTCAGAGCTCCTGACCTGTGTTTGTATCAGTGAGGGGTCTCCCTTACCCTCCATAACATGGCCTCTGCTGAAGAACCACAATGAGCACTCTGTCATCACCAGTGTGTCAAACTACACAATCAACAGCACCGTCATACTAACTGTGAAAGATGTCAACAACACTGTTGTTGAGTGtgtcagcagaaatgaaaatgggGAAACAAGGAGGAAGCTCAGAATCACAGCTGCAGTGAAGCGAGGAG ATCCTCATGGCCTGAGTCACATTCCTCTCTTGACCGTTGCAGTTCTAGCTCTCATTGGAAACGTCATCCTTATAATCTGCGTTGTGTTTCTCAG GAAATCAAGAGAAGAGGTGAAACCGAATCCAGAAGACAGAACATACATGTCTCTGCAGACCACAGACAGATCACTATACGATGTTATCCACCACGCTAAATAG
- the LOC115045418 gene encoding platelet-derived growth factor receptor alpha-like isoform X2: MFVLIWATLLASMRPINTGMMKILKNSGCELQSELLTCVCISEGSPLPSITWPLLKNHNEHSVITSVSNYTINSTVILTVKDVNNTVVECVSRNENGETRRKLRITAAVKRGVLALIGNVILIICVVFLRKSREEVKPNPEDRTYMSLQTTDRSLYDVIHHAK; the protein is encoded by the exons ATGTTTGTTCTTATCTGGGCAACTTTGCTCGCCTCTATGAGACCCATCAATACAG GGATGATGAAGATCCTAAAAAACTCTGGATGTGAGCTTCAGTCAGAGCTCCTGACCTGTGTTTGTATCAGTGAGGGGTCTCCCTTACCCTCCATAACATGGCCTCTGCTGAAGAACCACAATGAGCACTCTGTCATCACCAGTGTGTCAAACTACACAATCAACAGCACCGTCATACTAACTGTGAAAGATGTCAACAACACTGTTGTTGAGTGtgtcagcagaaatgaaaatgggGAAACAAGGAGGAAGCTCAGAATCACAGCTGCAGTGAAGCGAGGAG TTCTAGCTCTCATTGGAAACGTCATCCTTATAATCTGCGTTGTGTTTCTCAG GAAATCAAGAGAAGAGGTGAAACCGAATCCAGAAGACAGAACATACATGTCTCTGCAGACCACAGACAGATCACTATACGATGTTATCCACCACGCTAAATAG